A window of Choloepus didactylus isolate mChoDid1 chromosome 21, mChoDid1.pri, whole genome shotgun sequence contains these coding sequences:
- the RABGEF1 gene encoding rab5 GDP/GTP exchange factor isoform X4: MSLKSERRGIHVDQSELLCKKGCGYYGNVAWQGFCSKCWREEYHKARQKQIQEDWELAERLQREEEEAFASSQSSQGAQSLTFSKFEEKKTNEKTRKVTTVKKFFSASSRVGSKKAEIHETKAPSPSINRQTSIETDRVSKEFLEFLKTFHKTGQEIYKQTKLFLEAMPYKRELSIEEQSEYTQDFYQNVAERMQTRGKVPPERVEKIMDQIEKYIMTRLYKYVFCPETTDDEKKDLAIQKRIRALHWVTPQMLCVPVNEEIPEVSDMVVKAITDIIEMDSKRVPRDKLACITKCSKHIFNAIKITKNEPASADDFLPTLIYIVLKGNPPRLQSNIQYITRFCNPSRLMTGEDGYYFTNLCCAVAFIEKLDAQSLNLSQEDFDRYMSGQTSPRKQESENWSPDACLGVKQMYKNLDLLSQLNERQERIMTEAKKLEKDLIDWTDGIAKEVQDIVEKYPLEIKPPNQSLAAIDSENVENDKLPPPLQPQVYAG, translated from the exons ATGAGCCTTAAGTCTGAACGCCGAGGAATTCATGTGGATCAGTCAGAGCTCCTGTGCAAGAAAGGATGCGGTTACTACGGCAACGTTGCTTGGCAGGGTTTCTGCTCCAAGTGCTGGAGGGAAGAGTACCACAAAGCCAGGCAGAAGCAGATTCAGGAGGATTGGGAACTGGCAGAGCG ACTGCAGCGGGAAGAGGAGGAGGCCTTTGCCAGCAGTCAGAGCAGCCAAGGGGCCCAATCCCTCACATTTTCCAagtttgaagaaaagaaaaccaatgagAAGACCCGCAAGGTTACCACTGTGAAGAAATTCTTCAGTGCTTCATCCAGGGTTGGCTCAAAGAAGG CAGAAATTCATGAAACAAAAGCTCCCAGTCCTTCCATAAACCGGCAAACCAGCATTGAAACGGATAGAGTATCTAAGGAGTTCCTAGAATTTCTCAAGACCTTCCACAAGACAGGCCAAGAAATCTATAAACAGACCAAGCTGTTTTTGGAGGCAATGCCTTACAAAAGG GAATTAAGCATTGAAGAACAGTCAGAGTATACTCAGGATTTTTACCAGAATGTGGCTGAAAGAATGCAGACTCGTGGAAAAG TGCCTCCTGAAAGAGTTGAGAAGATAATGGATCAGATTGAAAAGTACATCATGACTCGTCTCTATAAATATGTGTTCTGTCCAGAAACTACTGATGATGAGAAGAAAGATCTTGCTATTCAAAAGAGGATCAG AGCCCTGCACTGGGTTACACCACAGATGCTCTGTGTCCCTGTTAATGAAGAAATTCCAGAAGTGTCTGACATGGTGGTGAAAGCAATTACAG ATATTATTGAAATGGATTCGAAGCGCGTGCCTCGAGATAAGTTGGCTTGCATCACCAAGTGCAGCAAGCACATCTTCAATGCCATTAAGATCACCAAGAACGAACCAGCTTCCGCAGATGACTTCTTACCCACTCTCATCTACATTGTTTTGAAGGGCAACCCCCCACGCCTTCAGTCCAATATCCAGTATATCACCCGCTTCTGTAACCCGAGCCGACTAATGACTGGAGAGGATGGTTACTATTTCACCAATCTG TGCTGTGCTGTGGCTTTCATTGAGAAATTAGATGCTCAGTCTTTGAATTTAAGTCAGGAGGATTTTGATCGCTACATGTCTGGCCAAACCTCTCCCAGGAAGCAAGAATCTGAGAACTGGTCTCCAGATGCTTGCTTAGGTGTTAAGCAAATGTATAAGAACTTGGATCTCCTGTCTCAATTGAATGAACGACAGGAAAGGATCATGACTGAAGCCAAGAAACTTGAAAAAGACCTAATAGATTGGACAGATGGAATTGCAAAAGAGGTTCAAGACATTGTTGAGAAATATCCACTTGAAATTAAGCCCCCAAATCAATCTTTAGCAGCTATTGACtctgaaaatgttgaaaatgatAAACTTCCTCCACCATTGCAACCTCAAGTTTATGCAGGATGA
- the RABGEF1 gene encoding rab5 GDP/GTP exchange factor isoform X6, translating to MQTRGKVPPERVEKIMDQIEKYIMTRLYKYVFCPETTDDEKKDLAIQKRIRALHWVTPQMLCVPVNEEIPEVSDMVVKAITDIIEMDSKRVPRDKLACITKCSKHIFNAIKITKNEPASADDFLPTLIYIVLKGNPPRLQSNIQYITRFCNPSRLMTGEDGYYFTNLCCAVAFIEKLDAQSLNLSQEDFDRYMSGQTSPRKQESENWSPDACLGVKQMYKNLDLLSQLNERQERIMTEAKKLEKDLIDWTDGIAKEVQDIVEKYPLEIKPPNQSLAAIDSENVENDKLPPPLQPQVYAG from the exons ATGCAGACTCGTGGAAAAG TGCCTCCTGAAAGAGTTGAGAAGATAATGGATCAGATTGAAAAGTACATCATGACTCGTCTCTATAAATATGTGTTCTGTCCAGAAACTACTGATGATGAGAAGAAAGATCTTGCTATTCAAAAGAGGATCAG AGCCCTGCACTGGGTTACACCACAGATGCTCTGTGTCCCTGTTAATGAAGAAATTCCAGAAGTGTCTGACATGGTGGTGAAAGCAATTACAG ATATTATTGAAATGGATTCGAAGCGCGTGCCTCGAGATAAGTTGGCTTGCATCACCAAGTGCAGCAAGCACATCTTCAATGCCATTAAGATCACCAAGAACGAACCAGCTTCCGCAGATGACTTCTTACCCACTCTCATCTACATTGTTTTGAAGGGCAACCCCCCACGCCTTCAGTCCAATATCCAGTATATCACCCGCTTCTGTAACCCGAGCCGACTAATGACTGGAGAGGATGGTTACTATTTCACCAATCTG TGCTGTGCTGTGGCTTTCATTGAGAAATTAGATGCTCAGTCTTTGAATTTAAGTCAGGAGGATTTTGATCGCTACATGTCTGGCCAAACCTCTCCCAGGAAGCAAGAATCTGAGAACTGGTCTCCAGATGCTTGCTTAGGTGTTAAGCAAATGTATAAGAACTTGGATCTCCTGTCTCAATTGAATGAACGACAGGAAAGGATCATGACTGAAGCCAAGAAACTTGAAAAAGACCTAATAGATTGGACAGATGGAATTGCAAAAGAGGTTCAAGACATTGTTGAGAAATATCCACTTGAAATTAAGCCCCCAAATCAATCTTTAGCAGCTATTGACtctgaaaatgttgaaaatgatAAACTTCCTCCACCATTGCAACCTCAAGTTTATGCAGGATGA